One region of Acropora muricata isolate sample 2 chromosome 13, ASM3666990v1, whole genome shotgun sequence genomic DNA includes:
- the LOC136896625 gene encoding uncharacterized protein isoform X2, with protein MRSVGKINTTVNTNFSEIKTATTKPPAVVMRNLLQAVIPGILAGVLLIFLALLLFYLSRKMGIIRVGANRSEAVEAHSCSEEATVQESVENLRSPYDSVERRNVTLQSRMSVTNPVYQRDEDIVFQTRPSGPGKKNVIYDEPFGYLPGRMEGNASATSLAVTTATETDASRYQQLGNESPEKVTYASRYAIPKRSKQELHCEVQSQDSNDDADSRGFPRKQTEQNKNAELQKKYILKDISVEDMEMGHLENTDDLMEELCIPPSVLNAESTPAKCDSCQDGSSNKSYRENFQDKSSTSKILEASHEQTIQSGQHTSCKESEATTNIQFSPKGKLKKFFEMSL; from the exons ATGCGAAGTGTGGGAAAAATCAACACAACCGTAAACACGAACTTCAGCgaaataaag ACAGCGACCACAAAGCCTCCTGCAGTCGTGATGCGAAACCTGCTGCAGGCTGTAATCCCAGGAATCCTTGCGGGAGTACTTCTGATTTTTTTGGCTTTACTACTGTTCTACCTTTCAAGGAAAATGGGAATCAT tcGAGTCGGCGCCAACAGAAGCGAGGCAGTGGAAG CTCATTCTTGTAGTGAG GAAGCAACTGTTCAAGAAAGTGTAGAGAATCTTCGGTCTCCTTATGACTCAGTCGAGAGAAGAAATGTTACTCTCCAAAGCAGAATGTCAG TCACAAATCCAGTCTATCAAAGAGATGaagatattgtattccaaacaCGCCCTAGTGGGCCAGGCAAAAAGAACGTCATTTACGATGAGCCGTTTGGTTATTTGCCTGGGAGAATGGAAGGAAATGCCAGCGCTACAAGTCTAGCAGTGACCACTGCAACAGAAACTGATGCTTCACGATATCAGCAACTTGGCAATGAGAGCCCAGAAAAAG tGACGTATGCATCGCGCTACGCGATACCCAAACGGTCCAAACAAGAACTTCATTGTGAAGTGCAAAGTCAAGACTCTAATGACGACGCAGACTCAAGAGGATTCCCAAGAAAACAAacagagcaaaacaaaaacgcAGAACTACAAAAAAAGTACATTTTGAAGGATATATCAGTTGAGGATATGGAGATGGGACATTTGGAAAATACAGACGATCTTATGGAAGAATTGTGTATACCTCCTTCTGTTCTTAATGCTGAAAGCACTCCTGCAAAGTGTGACAGCTGTCAAGATGGATCGTCAAATAAATCGTACAGAGAGAATTTTCAAGATAAATCTTCCACAAGCAAGATACTTGAAGCTTCACACGAACAAACTATCCAGTCTGGACAACACACTTCATGTAAAGAATCTGAAGCAACGACAAACATTCAATTTAGCcccaaaggaaaactaaaaaagtTTTTTGAGATGTCTCTGTAG
- the LOC136896625 gene encoding uncharacterized protein isoform X1 → MRSVGKINTTVNTNFSEIKTATTKPPAVVMRNLLQAVIPGILAGVLLIFLALLLFYLSRKMGIIRVGANRSEAVEAHSCSEVGTSSFCLKLEEATVQESVENLRSPYDSVERRNVTLQSRMSVTNPVYQRDEDIVFQTRPSGPGKKNVIYDEPFGYLPGRMEGNASATSLAVTTATETDASRYQQLGNESPEKVTYASRYAIPKRSKQELHCEVQSQDSNDDADSRGFPRKQTEQNKNAELQKKYILKDISVEDMEMGHLENTDDLMEELCIPPSVLNAESTPAKCDSCQDGSSNKSYRENFQDKSSTSKILEASHEQTIQSGQHTSCKESEATTNIQFSPKGKLKKFFEMSL, encoded by the exons ATGCGAAGTGTGGGAAAAATCAACACAACCGTAAACACGAACTTCAGCgaaataaag ACAGCGACCACAAAGCCTCCTGCAGTCGTGATGCGAAACCTGCTGCAGGCTGTAATCCCAGGAATCCTTGCGGGAGTACTTCTGATTTTTTTGGCTTTACTACTGTTCTACCTTTCAAGGAAAATGGGAATCAT tcGAGTCGGCGCCAACAGAAGCGAGGCAGTGGAAG CTCATTCTTGTAGTGAGGTGGGTACCTCATCTTTTTGTCTCAAACTCGAG GAAGCAACTGTTCAAGAAAGTGTAGAGAATCTTCGGTCTCCTTATGACTCAGTCGAGAGAAGAAATGTTACTCTCCAAAGCAGAATGTCAG TCACAAATCCAGTCTATCAAAGAGATGaagatattgtattccaaacaCGCCCTAGTGGGCCAGGCAAAAAGAACGTCATTTACGATGAGCCGTTTGGTTATTTGCCTGGGAGAATGGAAGGAAATGCCAGCGCTACAAGTCTAGCAGTGACCACTGCAACAGAAACTGATGCTTCACGATATCAGCAACTTGGCAATGAGAGCCCAGAAAAAG tGACGTATGCATCGCGCTACGCGATACCCAAACGGTCCAAACAAGAACTTCATTGTGAAGTGCAAAGTCAAGACTCTAATGACGACGCAGACTCAAGAGGATTCCCAAGAAAACAAacagagcaaaacaaaaacgcAGAACTACAAAAAAAGTACATTTTGAAGGATATATCAGTTGAGGATATGGAGATGGGACATTTGGAAAATACAGACGATCTTATGGAAGAATTGTGTATACCTCCTTCTGTTCTTAATGCTGAAAGCACTCCTGCAAAGTGTGACAGCTGTCAAGATGGATCGTCAAATAAATCGTACAGAGAGAATTTTCAAGATAAATCTTCCACAAGCAAGATACTTGAAGCTTCACACGAACAAACTATCCAGTCTGGACAACACACTTCATGTAAAGAATCTGAAGCAACGACAAACATTCAATTTAGCcccaaaggaaaactaaaaaagtTTTTTGAGATGTCTCTGTAG
- the LOC136896625 gene encoding uncharacterized protein isoform X3: MRNLLQAVIPGILAGVLLIFLALLLFYLSRKMGIIRVGANRSEAVEAHSCSEVGTSSFCLKLEEATVQESVENLRSPYDSVERRNVTLQSRMSVTNPVYQRDEDIVFQTRPSGPGKKNVIYDEPFGYLPGRMEGNASATSLAVTTATETDASRYQQLGNESPEKVTYASRYAIPKRSKQELHCEVQSQDSNDDADSRGFPRKQTEQNKNAELQKKYILKDISVEDMEMGHLENTDDLMEELCIPPSVLNAESTPAKCDSCQDGSSNKSYRENFQDKSSTSKILEASHEQTIQSGQHTSCKESEATTNIQFSPKGKLKKFFEMSL; this comes from the exons ATGCGAAACCTGCTGCAGGCTGTAATCCCAGGAATCCTTGCGGGAGTACTTCTGATTTTTTTGGCTTTACTACTGTTCTACCTTTCAAGGAAAATGGGAATCAT tcGAGTCGGCGCCAACAGAAGCGAGGCAGTGGAAG CTCATTCTTGTAGTGAGGTGGGTACCTCATCTTTTTGTCTCAAACTCGAG GAAGCAACTGTTCAAGAAAGTGTAGAGAATCTTCGGTCTCCTTATGACTCAGTCGAGAGAAGAAATGTTACTCTCCAAAGCAGAATGTCAG TCACAAATCCAGTCTATCAAAGAGATGaagatattgtattccaaacaCGCCCTAGTGGGCCAGGCAAAAAGAACGTCATTTACGATGAGCCGTTTGGTTATTTGCCTGGGAGAATGGAAGGAAATGCCAGCGCTACAAGTCTAGCAGTGACCACTGCAACAGAAACTGATGCTTCACGATATCAGCAACTTGGCAATGAGAGCCCAGAAAAAG tGACGTATGCATCGCGCTACGCGATACCCAAACGGTCCAAACAAGAACTTCATTGTGAAGTGCAAAGTCAAGACTCTAATGACGACGCAGACTCAAGAGGATTCCCAAGAAAACAAacagagcaaaacaaaaacgcAGAACTACAAAAAAAGTACATTTTGAAGGATATATCAGTTGAGGATATGGAGATGGGACATTTGGAAAATACAGACGATCTTATGGAAGAATTGTGTATACCTCCTTCTGTTCTTAATGCTGAAAGCACTCCTGCAAAGTGTGACAGCTGTCAAGATGGATCGTCAAATAAATCGTACAGAGAGAATTTTCAAGATAAATCTTCCACAAGCAAGATACTTGAAGCTTCACACGAACAAACTATCCAGTCTGGACAACACACTTCATGTAAAGAATCTGAAGCAACGACAAACATTCAATTTAGCcccaaaggaaaactaaaaaagtTTTTTGAGATGTCTCTGTAG